Proteins from one Rosa chinensis cultivar Old Blush chromosome 7, RchiOBHm-V2, whole genome shotgun sequence genomic window:
- the LOC112175797 gene encoding UPF0301 protein MAB_4928c: MDLWSVHVKNNVTRAAPFLPRNSFSEKPISWNCGKRRPLWLRLEDGGRVFDVRDLNSKPRRDALVVRAMGKKNNNQGNSSNSSSSSGNDDHSIPEGDGAKENNSEKSKDTSSQKSYHTNLDWREVRAMFIRREQAESDPQYQSKPLGEKWAHPLVVPETGCILVATEKLDGVRTFERTVVLLLRSGNRHPEEGPFGVVINRPLHKKIKHMRPTNLDLATTFSDCSLHFGGPLEASMFLLKTGGRSKLPGFEEVIPGLCFGARNSLDEAAGLVKKGLLKPQDFRFFVGYAGWQLDQLTEEIESDYWYVAACSPNLIYGASSDSSSESLWEEILQLMGGQYSELSRKPKQDM, from the exons ATGGATCTGTGGTCCGTTCACGTTAAGAACAACGTCACCAGAGCGGCCCCCTTTCTGCCCAGAAACTCCTTCTCCGAGAAACCCATTTCCTGGAACTGCGGAAAGCGCAGGCCTTTGTGGCTCCGACTTGAAGATGGTGGGAGGGTGTTCGACGTTCGGGACTTGAATTCGAAGCCGCGCAGGGATGCTTTGGTGGTCAGAGCCATGGGCAAGAAGAACAACAATCagggcaattcctccaactcttcttcttcctcgg GAAATGATGACCACTCTATTCCAGAAGGAGATggtgcaaaagaaaacaactctGAAAAAAGCAAAGACACTTCTTCCCAGAAAAGTTATCATACAAATTTGGATTGGAGAGAGGTCAGAGCAATGTTTATTCGCAGGGAGCAG GCTGAATCTGATCCTCAGTACCAGTCGAAACCTCTTGGCGAGAAGTGGGCTCATCCCCTTGTAGTACCTGAGACAGGCTGTATCCTTGTTGCAACAGAAAAGCTTGACGGAGTGCGCACCTTTGAAAGGACTGTTGTTCTCCTCCTCCGATCAGGAAACAGACACCCAGAAGAGGGACCATTTGGTGTTGTTATCAACAGGCCACTACACAAAAAGATTAAACACATGAGACCCACAAATCTTGATCTTGCAACCACATTCTCTGATTGCTCTCTGCATTTTGGTGGGCCTCTAGAGGCAAGCATGTTCTTGTTGAAAACAGGGGGAAGGTCAAAGCTTCCCGGGTTTGAAGAGGTGATCCCTGGTCTTTGTTTTGGTGCCCGTAACAGTCTGGATGAAGCTGCTGGTCTAGTGAAGAAAGGGCTTCTTAAGCCTCAAGATTTCAGATTTTTTGTTGGCTATGCAGGGTGGCAGCTGGACCAGTTGACAGAGGAGATTGAATCCGATTATTGGTATGTGGCTGCTTGCAGCCCTAATTTGATATATGGAGCTTCATCAGATTCTTCGTCAGAAAGTTTGTGGGAGGAAATCCTGCAGCTAATGGGTGGCCAGTATTCTGAATTGAGTCGAAAGCCTAAGCAAGATATGTAG
- the LOC112175795 gene encoding pentatricopeptide repeat-containing protein At1g66345, mitochondrial, which translates to MGFFLRRITQSLILLKPINQRTQLIHTHSAPNNVVRAICDSFRTGWNWDALTSRFDSLKLDGKLVESVLLELKEPVDAKRALGFFHWASNRKGFDHGVWSYSIAIHILVRAKMVMDARALIESVLKKNVGNELKFSVVDSLLSSYEVTASNPFVFDLLVQTYAKMRMFETGFDVCCYLRERGLPLSLTSYNSLLRVVQRSDRNGLVWKIYEHIVERRSYPNDETVRILIDALCKEGELRKYADMLERIHGKKCSPSVIVNASLVFRILEEGRVEEGVVLLKRMLQKNMVLDTIAYSLIVHAKVKLGNLSSAQQVYEEMLKRGFRANSFVYTLFIEAYCKAGRIDEAQSMMNEMGNLDLKPYAESYNFLIEGCAKAGRVEESASYLKQMVESRFIPSLGAFNEMVGKLCEIGDVDQANVMLTILLDKGFLPNDITYSLLIDGYARKGENDEALKLYYEMESRSLPPGILVFTSLIKSFCQCGKLEEAKKYFRIMKDRSIAPSLSTYETLIANHFEQGNTEKADCLPCNEMVLQD; encoded by the coding sequence ATGGGTTTTTTCCTGCGTCGAATTACACAATCTTTAATTTTGTTGAAACCCATCAATCAGAGAACTCAACTGATCCACACACACTCAGCACCAAACAATGTTGTCAGAGCCATCTGTGATTCTTTCAGAACCGGTTGGAACTGGGATGCTCTGACATCAAGATTTGATTCTCTCAAATTAGATGGAAAGCTTGTTGAGAGTGTGTTGTTAGAACTGAAGGAACCAGTTGATGCAAAACGTGCTCTGGGTTTCTTCCACTGGGCATCAAACAGGAAAGGGTTTGATCATGGGGTCTGGTCCTACTCCATAGCCATTCATATTTTGGTCAGAGCCAAGATGGTCATGGACGCTAGAGCTTTGATCGAATCGGTTTTGAAGAAGAATGTTGGAAACGAGTTGAAGTTTTCGGTTGTGGATTCGTTACTTAGTAGTTACGAGGTCACTGCTTCGAACCCTTTTGTGTTTGATTTGCTTGTACAGACTTACGCTAAAATGAGAATGTTTGAGACTGGTTTTGATGTTTGTTGCTATTTGAGGGAACGTGGGTTGCCTTTAAGTCTTACAAGTTACAATAGTTTGCTTCGAGTTGTTCAAAGATCGGACCGAAATGGTCTGGTTTGGAAGATTTATGAGCATATTGTGGAAAGGAGGAGTTATCCGAATGATGAGACGGTGAGGATCTTGATTGATGCTTTGTGCAAGGAAGGGGAGTTGCGGAAATATGCCGACATGTTGGAGAGGATTCATGGGAAGAAATGTTCTCCTTCTGTGATAGTGAATGCTAGTTTGGTTTTTAGGATTTTGGAGGAGGGTAGAGTTGAAGAAGGTGTGGTATTGTTGAAGAGAATGTTGCAGAAGAATATGGTTCTTGATACGATTGCTTACTCATTGATTGTTCATGCTAAAGTTAAACTAGGAAATTTAAGCTCTGCACAGCAGGTGTATGAAGAAATGCTTAAGAGAGGTTTTCGAGCAAACTCTTTTGTTTATACCTTGTTCATTGAGGCTTATTGTAAAGCTGGAAGAATTGATGAAGCACAATCCATGATGAATGAGATGGGAAATCTGGATTTGAAGCCATATGCTGAGAGCTATAATTTTCTTATTGAGGGATGTGCTAAAGCCGGTAGAGTGGAAGAAAGTGCAAGTTACTTGAAGCAGATGGTGGAGAGCAGGTTCATTCCTAGTCTTGGGGCTTTCAATGAGATGGTTGGAAAGCTATGCGAAATTGGGGATGTGGACCAAGCCAATGTGATGTTAACGATACTGTTAGATAAAGGGTTCTTACCGAATGACATTACATACTCTCTTCTGATTGACGGGTATgcgagaaaaggggagaatgaTGAAGCTCTGAAGCTCTATTATGAGATGGAGTCCAGGTCACTTCCTCCTGGAATATTGGTTTTTACATCATTGATAAAAAGCTTTTGCCAATGCGGGAAATTGGAGGAAGCAAAAAAGTATTTCAGAATCATGAAAGATCGATCAATAGCCCCAAGTTTATCTACATATGAGACATTGATTGCGAACCACTTTGAGCAGGGAAATACAGAGAAGGCTGATTGCTTGCCTTGCAATGAAATGGTTTTACAGGACTGA